The following proteins are encoded in a genomic region of Protaetiibacter sp. SSC-01:
- a CDS encoding LacI family DNA-binding transcriptional regulator — MSPTLRDVARVAGVSFKTVSNVINDYPHVSESTRARVLAAIEELGYRPNRTARTLRSGRTGAIGLAVPELSMAYFAELADEVITAADERDIVVLIEQTGGDRRRELEVLHGSRRQLTDGLLFSPLALGSDDTANLEVGYPLVLLGERIFDGPVDHVTMENVEGARAATEHLIRLGRDRIAVLGAHPGEVIGSAGLRMSGYRAALDAHGIPYREQLVVDAGPWHRVNGAEAMRMLLARGVEFDAVFALNDELGLGALRVLREQGIDVPGQVAIIGFDDVDEGRYSLPSLSTVDPGRREIARLAVEVLLDRISGAEVGPRRELRSGFRIVERESTGAAS; from the coding sequence ATGAGCCCGACCCTGCGCGACGTCGCCCGCGTCGCGGGCGTCTCGTTCAAGACGGTCTCGAACGTCATCAACGACTACCCGCACGTGAGCGAGTCGACGCGTGCCCGCGTGCTCGCGGCGATCGAGGAGCTCGGATACCGCCCCAACCGCACGGCGCGCACGCTGCGGTCCGGGCGGACGGGCGCGATCGGCCTCGCGGTGCCCGAGTTGAGCATGGCGTACTTCGCCGAGCTCGCCGACGAGGTCATCACCGCGGCGGACGAGCGCGACATCGTCGTGCTCATCGAGCAGACCGGCGGTGACCGTCGCCGCGAGCTCGAGGTACTGCACGGCTCGCGGCGCCAGCTGACCGACGGGCTTCTGTTCAGCCCGCTCGCGCTGGGATCGGATGACACGGCGAACCTCGAGGTGGGGTACCCGCTCGTGCTGCTCGGCGAGCGCATCTTCGATGGGCCCGTCGATCACGTCACGATGGAGAACGTCGAGGGCGCCCGCGCCGCGACCGAGCACCTCATCCGTCTCGGGCGGGATCGCATCGCCGTGCTCGGTGCGCACCCGGGTGAGGTCATCGGCTCGGCCGGCCTGCGCATGTCCGGCTACCGGGCCGCGCTCGACGCGCACGGCATCCCGTACCGCGAGCAGCTCGTGGTCGACGCCGGTCCGTGGCACCGGGTCAACGGTGCCGAGGCGATGCGGATGCTGCTCGCGCGCGGCGTGGAGTTCGATGCCGTGTTCGCCCTCAACGACGAGCTCGGCCTCGGCGCCCTGCGCGTGCTGCGTGAGCAGGGCATCGATGTTCCCGGCCAGGTCGCGATCATCGGCTTCGACGACGTCGACGAGGGGCGCTACTCGCTCCCGAGTCTCAGCACGGTCGATCCGGGGCGGCGTGAGATCGCGCGCCTCGCGGTGGAGGTGCTCCTGGATCGCATCTCGGGCGCCGAGGTGGGGCCGCGGCGCGAGCTGCGCTCGGGCTTCCGGATCGTCGAGCGCGAGTCGACCGGCGCAGCGTCCTGA
- a CDS encoding RICIN domain-containing protein encodes MSMHTHTTAGGRGLRRAALAVAAALALVATSIPGSSPAEAVTTGNGALVYAPAAGSSFNPEGGTPAGTTYAKVIVLKHNGSANGTQLVTFDKLVLQGGVQVYPIYRSTNDGASWTHVADVNPSATFPALTRTAQPFLFEVTETTGSLTAGTILLAGMIMPEDRSSSRLVLYKSTNQGTSWSYVSTIDTGGPAVYDPSPSSTTTTVWEPSLAIDASGGLVAYFSDERQKGSNVLQAVSYRRSTDGGATWGPLVNVSAPTNKSDRPGMIIVTKMGDGRYMATFEVVNRPSQSLNTAPVYYKISNDGLNWGSSTSIGTAVTLADGRGIGSSPYVKWVPSGGPKGMVVIASKWSLTSSGAIDGGQNFYVNYNLGEGPWERLPMAVTYDATDTQGGNFSGFAQGIDVSVDGRTLYQATNVENTSTALNDIRVGSIPLDAQQYEAELATINDASLVSHAQAAGGSKVGNINNSGSYVQFSVRVPSAGSYTLNVRYDNGYTSAATHNVSVNGGAASSISYPRTVDWGRYAWAQKTVTLNAGVNTIRFTKGTNFAELDQLQVWRSAGLDPQFQLVNRSSGKLLEVLSALTTDGAAVGQWGPTAHATQRWTVQPVTGSTVRLANLNSGKLLEIPSAQTADGVDAVQWGPTGHATQTWNAATSGGWWTFANANSGKLLEIASCSASDGAVAQQWTATGATCQQWRLKKEAIQ; translated from the coding sequence ATGTCGATGCACACCCATACGACGGCGGGGGGCCGCGGACTCCGCCGCGCGGCGCTCGCCGTCGCGGCGGCGCTCGCACTCGTCGCCACGTCCATCCCGGGCTCGTCGCCCGCGGAGGCTGTCACCACGGGCAACGGAGCGCTCGTCTACGCTCCCGCGGCCGGCAGCTCGTTCAACCCGGAGGGCGGCACGCCCGCAGGCACCACCTACGCCAAGGTCATCGTGCTCAAGCACAACGGCAGCGCGAACGGCACACAGCTCGTGACGTTCGACAAGCTCGTGCTCCAGGGCGGAGTCCAGGTGTACCCGATCTACCGGAGCACGAACGACGGCGCCAGCTGGACGCACGTCGCCGACGTCAACCCGAGCGCCACCTTCCCGGCTCTCACGCGCACCGCCCAGCCGTTCCTCTTCGAGGTCACGGAGACGACCGGATCGCTCACCGCCGGCACGATCCTCCTCGCCGGCATGATCATGCCCGAGGACCGGTCGAGCAGCCGACTGGTGCTCTACAAGAGCACCAATCAGGGCACCAGCTGGAGCTACGTGAGCACGATCGACACGGGCGGGCCCGCGGTCTACGATCCGAGCCCCAGCTCGACGACGACCACCGTTTGGGAGCCCTCCCTCGCGATCGATGCGAGCGGCGGTTTGGTCGCCTACTTCTCCGACGAGCGGCAGAAGGGCAGCAACGTGCTCCAGGCCGTGTCGTACCGCCGCTCGACCGACGGCGGGGCGACATGGGGACCCCTGGTCAACGTCTCGGCTCCGACCAACAAGAGCGACCGCCCGGGCATGATCATCGTCACGAAGATGGGCGACGGTCGCTACATGGCGACCTTCGAGGTGGTCAATCGCCCGAGCCAGAGTCTCAACACAGCGCCCGTGTATTACAAGATCTCCAACGACGGTCTCAACTGGGGCAGCTCGACGAGCATCGGAACAGCGGTGACCCTCGCCGACGGCCGCGGGATCGGCTCCTCGCCGTACGTGAAGTGGGTCCCGAGCGGCGGCCCGAAGGGCATGGTCGTCATCGCGAGCAAATGGTCGCTCACCTCGTCCGGGGCGATCGACGGCGGGCAGAACTTCTACGTCAACTACAACCTGGGCGAGGGCCCGTGGGAGCGACTGCCGATGGCGGTGACCTACGACGCCACCGACACCCAAGGCGGCAACTTCAGCGGATTCGCCCAGGGCATCGACGTGAGCGTCGACGGGCGCACGCTGTACCAGGCCACCAACGTCGAGAACACCTCGACGGCGCTCAACGACATCCGGGTCGGATCGATCCCGCTCGACGCCCAGCAGTACGAGGCCGAGCTTGCCACGATCAACGACGCGAGTCTCGTGTCGCATGCCCAGGCCGCGGGAGGCTCGAAGGTGGGCAATATCAACAACTCGGGCAGCTACGTGCAGTTCTCGGTGCGCGTACCCTCCGCCGGGAGCTACACACTCAATGTGCGCTACGACAACGGGTACACCTCCGCCGCGACGCACAACGTGAGCGTCAATGGCGGGGCGGCGTCATCGATCAGCTACCCACGCACGGTCGACTGGGGGCGCTACGCGTGGGCGCAGAAGACCGTCACGCTCAATGCGGGCGTCAACACCATCCGATTCACGAAGGGCACCAACTTCGCCGAGCTCGATCAACTGCAGGTGTGGCGCAGCGCGGGACTGGACCCCCAGTTCCAGCTCGTCAACCGCTCGAGCGGAAAACTCCTCGAGGTGCTCAGCGCCCTGACGACCGACGGCGCCGCCGTCGGCCAGTGGGGCCCGACGGCCCACGCGACGCAGCGCTGGACGGTGCAGCCGGTGACCGGTTCGACGGTGAGGTTGGCGAACCTCAACAGCGGGAAGCTCCTCGAGATCCCCTCGGCGCAGACCGCGGACGGCGTGGACGCCGTCCAGTGGGGCCCCACGGGGCACGCGACCCAGACCTGGAACGCGGCGACGAGCGGAGGCTGGTGGACGTTCGCGAATGCCAACAGCGGCAAGCTCCTCGAGATCGCGAGCTGCTCGGCATCCGACGGGGCCGTCGCCCAGCAATGGACCGCCACGGGCGCGACCTGCCAGCAGTGGCGCCTCAAGAAGGAGGCGATCCAGTAG